In Oncorhynchus clarkii lewisi isolate Uvic-CL-2024 chromosome 24, UVic_Ocla_1.0, whole genome shotgun sequence, one DNA window encodes the following:
- the LOC139382400 gene encoding uncharacterized protein → MPDEVHSLFSHRSGTSGSGRINSASRLLESADSPQKAEDYDESPFRWTPEEVHALLRLWADSSVQEQLLSSVRNESVFTKLSSELAALGFNRSSKRCREKIKKLKQEYHKIKDNNKKRSYNRRRERWFAIMDSVLRHQPSTLVIDSDGNILESTQPNSPQEVKDSDESRASWSPEEVHALLRLWADGSVQEQLLSSVRNKRVFTKLSSELAALGSTKTSKQCREKIKKLKQEYKKIKNDTSKNSSNIRGTRWFAIMDAVLSQRTRTSMLLESTPLKSLPEAEHSGSRLTLSSLRLLAPPLRLMSAFLWQVAQQHTVKHFGKLEEFVTLVTEVVPELLSSRQRTQLLLGLRATLVLELCRNECTADLVTIQPHLDKIHSLTEFSVHKESNDDELKATLSNFVELVQTLLEDPSEREHFFQVVFPIHYGPRYDTALRVLVWEFLSRLEELLPVPDFTQTAAWLGAGPSVLEECGHAIFDTEELKTLLQHHQHHGNLKKSYFSYYTADTILSTLSLPPTIRVVIGSEQPSSDKTRDEEEREGQPNGDREEEMEERQSEEDWEDEDCNEISYIRQDLEQQEQMGISTAETSALCIPVPNNGFNDEMSSRILACSLCPFNHIEIAKLHQHIRIRHRGEDRKLLCSKESGTDHPFSSSSTKIIPYAPIIKTHKCTHCGKVFKCSKTLKVHIGIHTLPFHCNQCEKRFSSRCGLKKHQRVHTGERPFKCSHCDRKFMCAGSLKWHVRTHTGEHPYCCTICGKTSVQHLARHMRMHAGEKNYLCSICGKAFLSSGELRLHTRSHTGECPYTCKHCGKGFKASCHLTLHMRSHTGERPYPCTLCTKRFTTARGLKRHTLTHTGEKPHQCYKCGKRFSVRGNLNTHLKSHRF, encoded by the exons ATGCCTGATGAGGTCCACAGTCTCTTTAGTCACCGTTCAGGGACTTCAGGGTCTGGCAGGATAAATTCAGCTTCTAGGCTGTTGGAGTCTGCTGATTCCCCACAAAAAGCGGAAGATTATG ATGAATCTCCATTCCGCTGGACGCCTGAGGAGGTCCATGCATTGTTAAGACTCTGGGCAGACAGCAGTGTTCAGGAGCAGCTTCTCTCATCAGTGAGAAACGAGAGCGTCTTTACCAAACTTAGTTCAGAGCTCGCTGCCCTGGGATTTAACAGGTCGTCAAAGAGGTgcagagagaaaataaaaaagCTGAAACAAGAGTATCATAAAATCaaggacaacaataagaagagGAGCTACAACCGCCGTAGAGAAAGATGGTTTGCCATCATGGATAGTGTCCTCCGTCACCAACCAAGTACTTTGGTAATAGATTCAGATGGAAATATTTTGGAGTCAACTCAACCTAATTCCCCACAAGAAGTGAAAGATTCTG ATGAATCTCGAGCCAGCTGGTCACCTGAGGAGGTCCATGCGTTGTTAAGACTCTGGGCAGATGGGAGTGTTCAGGAGCAGCTTCTCTCATCAGTGAGAAACAAGAGAGTCTTCACCAAACTTAGTTCCGAGCTCGCTGCCCTCGGATCTACGAAGACATCTAAACAGTgcagagagaaaataaaaaagCTGAAACAGGAATACAAAAAAATCAAGAATGACACTAGCAAAAATAGTTCCAATATTCGTGGAACAAGATGGTTTGCCATCATGGATGCTGTCCTCAGTCAGCGAACAAGAACTTCAATGCTTTTGGAGTCGACTCCGCTTAAGTCCTTGCCCGAGGCAGAACACTCTG GTTCCCGTTTAACTCTCTCCTCCCTACGTCTCCTTGCTCCACCATTACGCCTGATGTCAGCATTCTTGTGGCAAGTGGCTCAGCAGCATACTGTAAAGCATTTTGGGAAACTGGAGGAGTTTGTGACTTTGGTGACAGAGGTGGTTCCAGAGCTGCTGAGTTCCAGGCAGAGGACCCAACTCCTCCTGGGTCTGAGAGCAACG CTGGTTCTAGAGTTATGTCGTAATGAATGCACAGCTGACCTCGTGACCATCCAGCCTCACCTGGATAAAATCCATTCTTTGACAGAATTCTCTGTACACAAAGAG AGTAATGATGATGAGTTGAAGGCTACATTGTCTAATTTTGTGGAATTGGTCCAAACCCTGCTGGAAGACCCTTCTGAGAGGGAGCACTTCTTTCAG GTGGTGTTCCCAATACACTACGGCCCTCGGTATGACACAGCACTGCGGGTACTGGTGTGGGAGTTCCTCTCCAGACTGGAGGAGCTGCTACCTGTACCAGACTTCACACAG ACGGCAGCATGGCTTGGTGCAGGCCCCTCTGTCTTGGAGGAATGTGGACATGCCATATTTGACACTGAAGAGCTGAAGACACTTCTGCAGCACCATCAGCATCATGGAAACCTGAAAAAGA GTTATTTCTCTTATTACACTGCAGATACCATCCTATCCACACTGTCCCTCCCTCCAACAATAAGAGTTGTCATTGGCTCTGAGCAGCCCAGCTCTGACAAAACGAGAGATGAAGAAGAGCGAGAAGGACAACCTaatggggacagagaggaggaaatggaagagagacagagtgaagaggACTGGGAAGATGAAGATTGCAATGAAATAAGTTATATAAGGCAGGATTTGGAGCAACAGGAGCAGATGGGCATTTCAACGGCAGAGACGTCTGCTCTGTGTATCCCAGTGCCCAATAACG GATTTAATGATGAAATGTCATCCCGCATCCTTGCCTGCTCCCTATGCCCATTCAATCACATTGAAATTGCAAAACTCCACCAGCACATCAGGATTAGGCATCGAGGAGAGGACCGGAAGCTTTTATGTTCTAAGGAATCTGGGACTGATCACCCCTTTTCCTCAAGCAGCACTAAAATAATCCCCTATGCACCAATAATCAAGACTCACAAATGCACTCATTGTGGTAAAGTTTTCAAATGCTCCAAAACCCTGAAAGTACATATAGGAATTCACACATTGCCATTCCATTGTAACCAGTGCGAGAAAAGATTTTCTTCCAGGTGTGGTCTGAAAAAACATCAGCGAGTTCACACAGGGGAAAGACCATTCAAATGCTCTCACTGTGACCGAAAATTCATGTGTGCAGGTTCACTCAAATggcatgtgcgcacacacactggGGAGCATCCCTACTGTTGCACTATTTGTGGGAAAACATCTGTCCAACATCTAGCAAGACACATGCGGATGCATGCAGGAGAGAAAAACTATTTATGTAGCATCTGTGGTAAGGCATTCCTTAGCTCAGGAGAACTGAGGCTGCATACACGATCACACACAGGAGAATGTCCCTACACCTGTAAACATTGTGGAAAGGGCTTCAAAGCATCATGCCATCTAACACTTCATATGCGATCTCACACAGGAGAGCGTCCATACCCCTGCACCCTGTGCACAAAACGTTTTACTACGGCAAGAGGCCTTAAAAGACACACGCTTACTCACACTGGCGAAAAACCTCACCAGTGCTACAagtgtgggaagagattttcTGTAAGGGGAAATCTGAATACACATCTTAAAAGTCATAGATTTTAG